In bacterium, the sequence CGAGGTCTGCGACCTCGAGGACAGGGCGGGGCTGCGAGACGGGGCGGGGCGTAACGCCCAGCTCGCTTCGGGGCCGGTCCACTACTGGGTGGCGACCGAACGCGCCGCGTGGGCGTCGGCGCTCCATTCCCGGGCGGCCCGGGCGAGCGGCTTCGACGTCGAGGGCGCGATCGCGCGGTCGGGCGCCGAGGCGCTCGACGAAGGAGCGGCGATCGCCCACGTCCTGCGCGGGCATCTCGAGACGACCGGGCCGATCGATGCGGCCACCCTCGCGGCGCGGCTCTCCGTGCGAACCGGGCTCATCGAGATGGGACTCGCCGCGCTCGAGGCGGAGGGCTTCGTGCTGCGCGGGCGCTTCGAGCGCACGGGGCCCGGCGAGGGCCCGGAGCAGTTCTGCGCGCGCCGCCTGCTCGCGCGCATCCACAGCGACTCCCAGGCGAGACTGCGGGCGAGCGTCGAGCCGGCGACCGCCCAGGACTTCCTGCGCTTCCTCTTCGAGTGGCAGCACGTGGCGAAGGGCAGCCAGCGCGAGGGGGCGCCCGGCGTCGCCGAAGTGATCGAGCAGCTGCAGGGATTCGATCTCGCGGCGGGGGCCTGGGAGAGCGAAGTCCTCGCGGCGCGCGTTCGCGACTACCGACCCGACTGGCTCGATCCGCACTGTCTCTCGGGCCGGGTCTCCTGGCTGCGGATCGCGCCGCCGGAAGACTCGAGCGAGGACGACGAGTCGGAGCGCAAGGCCCGGGCGACGAGCCGCTCGACGCCCCTCTCCCTCGTGCTTCGCGACGATCTTCCCTGGCTGCTGCAGGCCCATCGCAAGGGCGAGGCTCCAGAGCCCGAGGATCCGGGCGAGACGCCGGCCGAGCCCGGGCCCCTGGCGGATCGGATCGAGGCGCTCCTTCGCAGGCGCGGCGCACTGTTCCACGCGGAGCTCGTCGCCGAACTCGGCGCGCGGCCGGTCGAGGTCGAGGCGGCGCTCTGGGATCTCGTGGCGCGAGGACGGGTCGGGGCCGACGGATTCCAGGCCCTGCGTTCGCTCCTCGGGTCGCGGGAGGCGACCAAGCGGACCCGCGCGGAGCAGCGCGCGAAGCGCGGGCTGCGGCGGGGGCTCGCCGCCGGGGCGACGTCGGGGGCGGAAGGGCGTTGGAGTCTCGTGCCGCGACGCGAGGAGGCCGACGATGTCGACGCGCTCGCCGAGGCGGTCGCGGAGCAGCTGCTGGTGCGGTGGGGTGTGGTCTTCCGGGACGTCGTGGCCCGCGAGCACCTGGGCGTGCCATGGCGCGAAGTGGTCTGGGCCTTCCGGCGGCTCGAAGCGCGCGGCGCGATTCGCGGCGGCCGTTTCGTGTCGGGCTTCACCGGTGAGCAGTTCGCGCTCCCCGAGGCGGTCGAGGCCCTCGCCCGGGTCCGGCGCAAACCGCGAGAGGGCGATCGCGTCCGGGTCTGCGGGAGCGATCCGCTGAATCTGGTCGGGATCCTGACGCCCGGCGCGCGGGTGCCTGCCGTGCGGACCCGGGAGGTCGTCTTCGTGGACGGCCTGCCGGAGGCGCTCGCGGAGACCGAGAGCGCTCGCGTCGCGGCGTCGACACCGAAGGACGCGGACGCGCGGCGACGGAAGGGGGCGCGGAAGGCCGGGGCGCGGGCACCGGAGTCGGGGCGTGGGCGCCGACGGCGTCGCGCGAGCGGAAACGAGAAGCAGACCCGGGCGACCGATCCCGGGCCGCCGACCGGGCAGCTGGAGTTGCGATGACGACGAACGCGGAGGCCGGAGCGCCGACACCACGGACACCACGGACACCACCGATCGAGCGCGTGGCCTTTCTCTGCCTGGGCGTGATGGGGTTTCCCATGGCCGGTCACCTCGCGCGCGCAGGGCTCGACGTCACGGTCTACAACCGCACGTCGTCGCGCGCCGATGCCTGGCGCGAGACGTATGGGGGCGACGTCGCTTCGAGTCCGGCGGAGGCGGCGCGCGGCGCGCAGATCGTCTTCGCGTGCTCCGGAGCGGATCCCGACCTGCGCGCGATCACCGTGGGCGAGGCCGGAGCGTTCGACGCGATGGCGTCGGGGGCGGTCTTCGTCGATCACACGACGGCGAGCGCGACCCTGGCGAGGGAGCTCGCCGGCGAGGCCGCGTCCCGGGGCCTCGGGTGGCTCGACGCGCCGGTCTCCGGCGGGCAGGCGGGGGCGGAAAACGGCGTCCTCACCATCATGATCGGGGGGAGCGAGGAGAGCTACGCCCGCGTCGCGCCCGTCCTCGATCACTATGCGCGCAAGCACCGCCTCCTCGGTCCGGCCGGCCACGGACAGCTCGCGAAGATGGTCAACCAGATCTGCATCGGCGGCCTGGTCCAGGCCCTGTCGGAGGGTCTCGAGTTCGCCCAGCGCGTCGGCCTCGACACCGAGGCGGTCGTCGACGTGATCTCGGCCGGCGCCGCGGGCTCCTGGCAGATGGAGAACCGCGCGAAGACGATGCTCGCCGGCGAGTTCGACTTCGGCTTCGCCGTCGACTGGATGCGGAAGGACCTCGGCATGGCGATCGAGGAGGCCTCCCGCGTGGGTGCACCGCTCCCCATCACCGAGGAGGTCGATGCGCGCTACGCGGAGGTCCAGCGTCGCGGGGGCGGTCGACTCGACACGTCGAGCCTGATCCTGGCGCTCAGAGCGGATCCGGACTCCGAGAAGGCCTAGCGCGAGCGGCGACCCGCCGGGACGGACGTCGCGAGGCTCGCGCAGCGCACGCGGTCGGCCCGACTTCGCTTCGCGTCCCGGCGGCCTCAGCGTCCCGGCGGGCGGGAGAGCGCGAGCTGGACCCGCAGCAGGTCGTGCTCGTCGACGCGCCCGTCGCCATCGAGGTCGTGATCCGGATCGTAGGGGCCGTTGCGCGCGGTCAGGGTCACGGCCTCGAGATCGCCGCGGGCATCGACGGGGTAGATCTGGCCGAGACTCGTGTCCACGTCGCCGTCGTCGTCGACGTCCGCGTCGCACACGTTCCCGAACCCGTCCTCGTTCGTGTCGCGCTGATCGGGATTCGCGTCGGCGGGACAGTTGTCCTGCGGGTCCACGATCCCGTCGCCGTCGCGATCGCCGTCGAGCGCCTCGGGCAGCTCCGTGGCCGGCAACGCACGAGCGCCGTCGCCGACGAAGACGTGCCGTCCCCCGAGCTGGGGCAGGCTCGCATAGTGGGCCTCGGCCGCGGTCCGCCCGCGGGCCCAGGCCTCGATCTGTACGTCGGGTCGAGCGACCTCGGCCAGGAAGGGATCGTCGAGGTGGAGCGAGAGCCCCGTCGCGCCGCGCGCGAGCCAGCGATCGACCATTCGCGCGAACGGGGATTCGCCGCGCTTCTTCGCTCGCGGCGCATGACCGACGAGGGAGATGACGAGACCCGGACCTTCGAGTCGAGGGAGCGGGTCGAAGACGCCGTCACGCGCGAGCACGAGTCCCGTCGCGGTCTGGGCGCCGCAGCCCTCGCAGACGCGGTGGCCGAAGTCCGGCAGCCGCGCGGCGATCGGGTCGAGGAGGAGGCGACTCGCGGGCGGCCGCTCGTTCCCGGGGCCCGGTCCGGCGACGTGCCAGGTCGGCGGCTCGGCGTCTTCGGCGCGCGCCTCGCGGGCGAGGGCGTCTGCGAGGAGGCGCGGCACGCTGTCGGGGGACTGGCCTTCGGCGTGGGAGGCCGTCAACCGCGTGACGAGAAAGCGGAGGGCCGAGGATTCGTTCTGGTCGCGGAACGCGTCGAAGGGCTCGGTCGACCGGAAATAGGGATTCGGCGCGCGATCGAAGACGCGCGCTTCGGGAACGCGCCCGAGCTGGGCGAGGGCGGCGTCGAGGGCGGCCCGGCGGCAGCCCTTCGCTTCGTCCCCGCAGTCCTCGACTTCGAGGGGCAGGCCGCGCGTCGTGACGAGGCGCAGGACGTCGTTCGTCGATCCGGTGAGGACGAGGTGACGCTCGATCGCTTCCGCGATCTCGACGCGATAGGTCTCGACGTCGAGCGTCGGGGCGCCGAGCGGAATCGTCAGAGTCAGCTCCAGGACCTGCTCGGCGCCGAGCCCCAGGTGATCCGCGTAGTGACGGGCGATCGCGACGGACGCGGCGTCGCCACGCCTCGCGAGCACCAGGACGTCGTCGCGCGTACAGCCCGCGATCGCCATCAGCATGCACGCTGCGAGCAGGCAGCGGACGAGGCGCGTTTCGGTCGGCCGAGGCGGCCGGGAGCGGTGCATCCGGAGCGGGTCCATCTTGGCGAGTCGGTGGCGGGATGGGGGAGCGCGATTCTACCACCGGTTCAGGCGCGCGCAGAGCGGGCCGGGGCGGGCTGCTATCGTCTCCTCCGTCCAGATTCCGGGGGGTTCCGACCGTTGGCTCACGAATTCGTCTACACCATGAACGACCTGCGCAAGGTCATCGGGGATCGCACGATCCTCGACGGCATCACGCTGTCGTTCCTGCCCGGTGCCAAGATCGGCGTGCTCGGCGCGAATGGCGCCGGCAAGAGCACGCTCCTCCGGATCATGGCCGGCGTCGACGACGACATCATGGGCGAAGCGAAGCCCGCGAAGGGATTGCGCGTCGGCTACCTGCCGCAGGAGCCCGAGCTCGATCCGGACAAGGACGTGCTCGGAAACGTGGAGGAGGGCGTCGCCGAGATTCGCGGCCTGCTCGACGAGTTCAACGAGCTGTCGATGAAGTTCGGCGAGGAGATGAGCGACGACGAGATGAACGCGCTCCTCGAGAAGCAGGGGAAGCTGCAGGACCAGATCGACGCCGCCGATGCATGGGAGATCGACCGGACCCTCGACGTCGCGATGGAGGCGTTGCGGTGTCCGCCCGGAGAGGCCGACGTGGCCACGCTGTCGGGCGGCGAGAAGCGCCGGGTGGCGCTCTGCCGACTCCTGCTCTCGAAGCCCGACATGCTGCTCCTCGACGAGCCCACGAACCATCTGGACGCCGAGAGCGTCGCCTGGCTCGAACGTTTCCTGCAGGAATACCCCGGGACCGTCGTGGCGATCACCCATGACCGCTACTTCCTCGACAACGTGGCGGGCTGGATCCTCGAACTCGATCGCGGGCGGGGGATCCCGTGGCAGGGGAACTACTCGTCCTGGCTCGAGCAGAAGAACAAGCGCTTCGAGGTCGAGGAGAAGCAGGCCGGCGCCCGGGCGCGCACGCTCAGTCGCGAGCTCGAGTGGATCAAGATGAGTCCCCGCGCCCGGCAGGCGAAGGGCAAGGCGCGGATCAACGCCTACGAGGAGCTGGTCAAGGAGGGCGGCGAACGGGCGCCGGAGAAGGTCGAGATCGCGATTCCGGTTCCGCAGCGCCTCGGCGACAAGGTCGTCGTCGCCGACCACATCCGGAAGGCCTTCGGCGAGAAGCTCCTGATCGACGAACTCTCGTTCCAGCTCCCGCCCGGCGGAATCGTCGGCATCATCGGCGCGAACGGCGCCGGCAAGACGACGCTCTTCAAGATGATCGCGGGGGAGGAGAAGCCGGACGACGGTGATCTCAGCCTCGGGGAGACGGTCCATCTCTCGTACGTCGACCAGGAGCGGAAAGAGCTCGAGCCCGACAAGACCGTCTGGGAGGTGATCTCCGGTGGCGACGAGAAGATCATGATCGGGAGCCGCGAGGTCCCGTCCCGCGCATGGGTCTCGAGCTTCAATTTCAAGGGGCCGGACCAGCAGAAGCTCGTCGGCTCGCTCTCCGGGGGCGAGCGCAACCGCGTGAACCTCGCGCTGCTCCTGCGGACCGGCGGCAACGTCTTGCTCCTGGACGAGCCGACGAACGATCTCGACGTGGACACGCTCCGCGCGCTGGAAGACGCGCTCGTCGACTTCCCGGGCTGCGCGGTCGTGATCAGCCATGATCGCTGGTTCCTCGACCGGATCGCGACCCACATCCTCGCCTTCGAGGGCGACTCCCACGTCGAGTGGTTCGAGGGCAACTACCAGGACTACGAAGCGGATCGCAAGCGGCGGCTCGGTGCCGACGCCGACACGCCGACGCGGATCAAGTACCGGCGGATCGACGCTTGAAGTTCATCCCGTCCCAGCTGGCGGAGGTCCTCGACGACGGCGAGGTGAAGACGAACCTCGGCGCGCTCTTCCGCTTCGTCCTGCTGCTCGCGGCGACGATCGCCGTCTTCTCCGCCCTCTTTCACGTCATCATGGGGACGGAGGGACGCGAGTACTCCTGGGTCACGGGGTTCTACTGGACGCTCACGACGATGAGCACCCTGGGCTTCGGCGACATCACCTTCGAGAGCGATCTCGGCCGCGCCTTCAGCGTCGTCGTCCTCCTCTACGGGATCGTGATGCTGCTGATCGTGGCCCCCTTCGCGTTCATTCGCTGGTTCTACGCGCCCTGGCTCGAGGCGCAGATCCGCATGCGCGCGCCGCGCAAGCTCCCGAAGGAGGCCGAGGGGCACGTCATCATCTGCGGCTACGACGTGATCGCGCAGGGACTCGTCGAACGGCTGGAGGAGCTCGCGATCCCGTACGTGATCCTCGAGCCCGACGTGACCGAAGCGGCTTCCCTCCACGTCGACGGGTTGAACGTCGTCGCTGGTCGGCGCGATCTTCGAGAGACCTACGTCCGCGTCCGCGCGGACCGCGCGCGTCTCGTTCTCGCGAACCGCTCGGACACCGAGAATTCCGCGATCGCGATCACCGTTCGGCAGTTCGCGCCGGACGTGCCGATCGTCGCCTTTGCGGGCCACCACGACTCGGTGGACGTTCTCGAGCTCGCCGGAGCGAACCGCGTCATCCCGCTCAAACAACGCCTCGGCGAACAGCTCGCGACCCGCGTGACCGCGGGCATCCAGACCGCCCATCGGATCGGCCGTTTCGAGGACCTGATCATCGCGGAGTTCCCGATCCACGGAACCGCGCTCGTCGGTCGGACCATCCGCGACACGAATCTGCGTCGCCTGACCGGTCTCAACGTCGTGGGCATCTGGGAGCGCGGGCGTCTCGAGCCCGCCGGACCCGACACGGTGCTTCACGAGCACAGCGTGCCCGTCGTCGTCGGCACCGACGAGCAGGTCACCGACCTCGACGCGCTCTTCGTCATCTATCAGGAGACCGATACGCCGGTGCTCGTGATCGGCGGGGGCACCGTCGGCCGGGCCGTCTCGGAAGCCCTCCGCAGCCGGGGCGCGAAGGTCACGATCCTCGACAGCGACCCGTCCCTGCGCGACGAGCTCTCGAAGGTCGCCGATCGCGTCGTGATCGGTGACGCGGCGAACCTGCAGACGGTCAAGGCCGCAGGGATCGAAGAAGCGCCGTCGGTCGTGCTGACGACGAACTCCGACGAGACCAACATCTTCCTCGCGGTCTACTGCCGCGGCCTCTCGAGCGACGGCCACATCGTGAGCCGCATCAGCCACGACTGGAACCTCGAGGCGATCCACCGGGCGGGCGCCGACTTCGCGCTCTCCCGCGCCTCGCTCGCGGTGCAGACCCTCATCTCGATCATCCTCGGGCGGGAGCTCGTCGTCGTGGGCGAGGGCACGGAGCTCTTCGTCGAGCCGATCCCGCCGAAGCTCGTGGGCCGGCCCCTGGCCGACAGCGAGATCGGGTCCTCCACGGGGCTGAACGTGATCGGGATCCGGGCGAACGGGGCGCTCACGCCCAATCCGGCCGCGGGGACGGTTCTTCCCGAGGGGGGAGAGCTCGTGATGATCGGGACGAGCGAACAGCGGCAGCGCTTCCTCGGGCTCACCCCACGCTGAACGCCGGGTCACGAAGATCGCGGTCGAGCGGGTCAGAGGGCCACTTGTGCCGTCTAGAGCTCACGATGCGCGATTGCGCGACAGAAACGCGCAGGGTGTAGGCAATATTGCCAATTGAGAAGCGTGCGACACGCGTTCACTTTCAATGAAAGCCCATCAGGTGTTTCCCCGGGGCGCATGGATTCCGCCGGAGACCTGACGAGCTGCTCCTGGAGGCCCGCTCATGTCCAGTCCCTCGACCCCCCCGA encodes:
- the ettA gene encoding energy-dependent translational throttle protein EttA; translated protein: MAHEFVYTMNDLRKVIGDRTILDGITLSFLPGAKIGVLGANGAGKSTLLRIMAGVDDDIMGEAKPAKGLRVGYLPQEPELDPDKDVLGNVEEGVAEIRGLLDEFNELSMKFGEEMSDDEMNALLEKQGKLQDQIDAADAWEIDRTLDVAMEALRCPPGEADVATLSGGEKRRVALCRLLLSKPDMLLLDEPTNHLDAESVAWLERFLQEYPGTVVAITHDRYFLDNVAGWILELDRGRGIPWQGNYSSWLEQKNKRFEVEEKQAGARARTLSRELEWIKMSPRARQAKGKARINAYEELVKEGGERAPEKVEIAIPVPQRLGDKVVVADHIRKAFGEKLLIDELSFQLPPGGIVGIIGANGAGKTTLFKMIAGEEKPDDGDLSLGETVHLSYVDQERKELEPDKTVWEVISGGDEKIMIGSREVPSRAWVSSFNFKGPDQQKLVGSLSGGERNRVNLALLLRTGGNVLLLDEPTNDLDVDTLRALEDALVDFPGCAVVISHDRWFLDRIATHILAFEGDSHVEWFEGNYQDYEADRKRRLGADADTPTRIKYRRIDA
- a CDS encoding NAD-binding protein; its protein translation is MKFIPSQLAEVLDDGEVKTNLGALFRFVLLLAATIAVFSALFHVIMGTEGREYSWVTGFYWTLTTMSTLGFGDITFESDLGRAFSVVVLLYGIVMLLIVAPFAFIRWFYAPWLEAQIRMRAPRKLPKEAEGHVIICGYDVIAQGLVERLEELAIPYVILEPDVTEAASLHVDGLNVVAGRRDLRETYVRVRADRARLVLANRSDTENSAIAITVRQFAPDVPIVAFAGHHDSVDVLELAGANRVIPLKQRLGEQLATRVTAGIQTAHRIGRFEDLIIAEFPIHGTALVGRTIRDTNLRRLTGLNVVGIWERGRLEPAGPDTVLHEHSVPVVVGTDEQVTDLDALFVIYQETDTPVLVIGGGTVGRAVSEALRSRGAKVTILDSDPSLRDELSKVADRVVIGDAANLQTVKAAGIEEAPSVVLTTNSDETNIFLAVYCRGLSSDGHIVSRISHDWNLEAIHRAGADFALSRASLAVQTLISIILGRELVVVGEGTELFVEPIPPKLVGRPLADSEIGSSTGLNVIGIRANGALTPNPAAGTVLPEGGELVMIGTSEQRQRFLGLTPR
- a CDS encoding NAD(P)-dependent oxidoreductase, which gives rise to MERVAFLCLGVMGFPMAGHLARAGLDVTVYNRTSSRADAWRETYGGDVASSPAEAARGAQIVFACSGADPDLRAITVGEAGAFDAMASGAVFVDHTTASATLARELAGEAASRGLGWLDAPVSGGQAGAENGVLTIMIGGSEESYARVAPVLDHYARKHRLLGPAGHGQLAKMVNQICIGGLVQALSEGLEFAQRVGLDTEAVVDVISAGAAGSWQMENRAKTMLAGEFDFGFAVDWMRKDLGMAIEEASRVGAPLPITEEVDARYAEVQRRGGGRLDTSSLILALRADPDSEKA